The Argopecten irradians isolate NY unplaced genomic scaffold, Ai_NY scaffold_0630, whole genome shotgun sequence genome has a segment encoding these proteins:
- the LOC138313283 gene encoding uncharacterized protein gives MPFFHWFVLEMLSYFCFLGVLLISAQSYQIQLAMCVVTVTSISLLCYAVSDLDSPFHGFLRIDLGIVSAMVMELQLQAHHLQITGFEKLSTLLYITTLVLLTL, from the coding sequence CTGGTTTGTCCTGGAGATGCTCAGCTATTTTTGTTTCCTGGGCGTACTCCTGATAAGTGCCCAGTCCTACCAGATCCAGCTGGCTATGTGCGTTGTAACGGTAACCTCTATCAGTCTGCTGTGTTATGCAGTCAGCGACCTCGACTCGCCCTTCCACGGTTTCCTTAGAATTGACCTCGGGATCGTCAGTGCTATGGTGATGGAACTCCAGCTACAGGCTCACCACCTTCAGATTACCGGCTTTGAGAAGTTATCGACGTTACTCTACATCACAACTTTAGTTCTTCTCACTCTGTAA